The genomic DNA CTCTGTTGAATACTCTTGTCCTAACTATCGCTTTTTCGCAAATTTTTCGCTTCAATGTGCCGAATTATGCTATTTATATCTTGAGTGGTTTATTGTTCTGGAACTTTTTTGCTCAATCTACCAATGATGCCATGGAAACTCTGGTGTGGGGTAGCAATCTACTGAAACGTATCTACATCCCACGTACTATTTTTGCTGTAGCGGTGGTTGGGAATGGCTTGATTAACTACCTTCTTGCCCTTATCCCCTTAGGGGTGGTGATGCTCATTCTGCGTCATCCCTTTACGGTGAACTTGCTGGCTTTGCCTCTGGCGATTATCATCTTGGGCATGTTCACCTTAGGCTTTGGACTGTTACTTTCTACCGTAGCGGTCTTCTTTGTGGATATGGTCTATATATTCAACGTTTTATTATCGGTATGGTTCTATCTGACTCCAATCATTTATCCGCTTAGCATTTTGCCTGAGCGCTTTTTGTCTTTATTTCGACTTAACCCATTGGTGCATTTGCTGCAAATTTTTCGGACCTTGATTTACGAAGGGACAATGCCGTCGCTAACCTTATGGGGATTAGCGTTTACTCTCGGGCTGGTCACGCTTATCTCTGGATGGATTATCTTTACCCGCAAGGTGGATGAATTTGCCTATCGCATCTGACAGGGAAAACTCAAAAAGGGGAGAATTGCCGGTAATTCTGCTGGAAGACGTTGGGGTTCGTTATCGCTTACCTAGCGAAAAGATTCCCACCCTCAAGGAATATGTCATCCGTGTCTTACGAGGGCAGATCAAACATCAAACCTTCTGGGCATTGCAAAATATCAACTTAAAGGTGTATCCAGGCGAGGTCTTCGGCATCATTGGTCCGAATGGCGCAGGAAAAAGCACCTTATTAAAAGTTGTATCTCGAGTGCTTAGACCGACCAAAGGTCGCGTGCGAGTGGTAGGCAAGGTTGCTCCTTTGCTCGAATTGGGTGCTGGTTTTGATTATGAACTGACTGGGCGAGAGAATATCTTCCTTAATGGAGCAATCTTAGGGTATTCGAAACGAGAGATGGAAAAGCGAATTGATCGCATTGTCGAGTTTGCTGGCTTACAGGATTTCATTGATGCGCCTCTGAGAACCTATTCATCCGGAATGGTGGCGCGGTTAGGGTTTG from Anaerolineae bacterium includes the following:
- a CDS encoding O-antigen export system permease protein RfbD; its protein translation is MENLPETSKSVRTRWVYDTATLRDPAINELGELWRYRDLLQLLVVNRIKTRYKRSVLGVVWTLLNPLLNTLVLTIAFSQIFRFNVPNYAIYILSGLLFWNFFAQSTNDAMETLVWGSNLLKRIYIPRTIFAVAVVGNGLINYLLALIPLGVVMLILRHPFTVNLLALPLAIIILGMFTLGFGLLLSTVAVFFVDMVYIFNVLLSVWFYLTPIIYPLSILPERFLSLFRLNPLVHLLQIFRTLIYEGTMPSLTLWGLAFTLGLVTLISGWIIFTRKVDEFAYRI